In Malania oleifera isolate guangnan ecotype guangnan chromosome 8, ASM2987363v1, whole genome shotgun sequence, a single window of DNA contains:
- the LOC131163120 gene encoding uncharacterized protein LOC131163120, which produces MGALASPIPSPWIPEDDLLLKNAVEAGASLESLAKGAVQFSRRFMVRELQDRWYSLLYDPVVSGEASARMIEFDHSASNLPSQSHRFRNIISNKCVSGKRKVETVRKCYYAMRKRICSEPLNSMDLSLLLPPSNDNCFGNGDEPFANYMVGDHFSNNFMFEESNMNITGHDFPQTGMDGAADDGIGGTSNAFHTGSHEEDFPGNFSGMEEFCQPNELPVHNLFETDDLEAKPALAFDHINTNPGNICPEFEGSQVCNSPISDSDMPYDNLGYSSPLHEMPLWRTIEGIAAPTMPIDDNLREKDQLTGDTFALPDDDDTKNASISPYDVHSVSKVENQIPCDELKSDASPEGYLAELSNSLMDFSNEEELLLMDNGKYVIGKSFYDGLSSLLSSPHNVNKEHILSVAEPEASVALDAPLMIPSATCCGVSAEDVESHGGDGDVVCNSEAQVLSSASVVVPEFPERRDGVIFCSFNTEDPNIPCNGDIFIPNEVPSTSLSPIILRSFPEAHNPTSSSLKVAQMPSERGPILQKIPGRSNASSQMIGSRMLPEMCQNRQVGDSRDAGITCGDPSQINSENVFSNAFTPGKLKAESVGAHLEQHRSCNAADSFLDKGCDNYRSCPQTYAGCSKVDAQDITQNNQVSHAELDSIDGAVPQILASTITSDQEELPSESDDDIPYVSDIEAMILDMDLGPDDQDLCSIRKALRHQPEEIQRTLIRLEQGGHSYMRRAIASHGAFAVLYGRHSKHYIKKPEVLIGRATEDVSVDIDLRGEGRANKISRRQATITMDKGGSFYLTNLGKCSILVNDKEVPPGQSLSLNSNCLVEIRGMPFIFETNQTCVRQYLDKITKEQAQT; this is translated from the exons ATGGGAGCGCTCGCTTCTCCCATCCCTTCTCCTTGGATCCCTGAAGACGATCTCCTCCTAAAAAACGCCGTCGAG GCTGGTGCTTCCTTGGAGTCACTTGCTAAAGGTGCAGTGCAATTTTCTCGAAGATTTATGGTTCGAGAACTGCAAGATCGGTGGTATTCTCTCCTTTATGATCCTGTTGTTTCTGGCGAAGCTTCTGCTCGCATGATTGAGTTTGATCATTCTGCTTCAAATCTTCCATCACAATCTCATAGATTTAGAAATATAATTAGCAACAAATGTGTTTCTGGGAAGAGAAAAGTTGAAACAGTCCGCAAATGTTATTATGCCATGCGCAAAAGAATCTGCAGTGAGCCGCTTAACTCTATGGATTTGAGTTTACTTCTTCCACCTTCAAATGATAATTGTTTTGGAAATGGAGATGAGCCTTTTGCAAATTACATGGTTGGAGATCATTTCTCGAATAATTTTATGTTTGAGGAATCAAATATGAATATAACGGGTCATGATTTCCCCCAAACTGGGATGGATGGTGCTGCTGATGATGGCATTGGTGGAACTTCAAATGCATTTCATACAGGTTCACATGAAGAGGATTTCCCAGGTAATTTCTCTGGGATGGAGGAATTTTGTCAACCAAATGAATTGCCTGTGCACAACCTGTTTGAAACTGATGATTTAGAGGCAAAGCCTGCTTTGGCTTTTGATCATATTAATACAAATCCTGGTAATATTTGTCCCGAATTTGAAGGAAGTCAAGTATGCAATTCACCAATTTCAGATAGCGATATGCCATATGACAACTTGGGGTATTCATCGCCACTCCATGAGATGCCTCTTTGGAGAACAATTGAGGGTATTGCAGCACCAACCATGCCAATTGATGATAACCTTAGAGAAAAAGATCAGCTCACAGGGGATACATTTGCCCTCCCCGATGATGATGATACTAAAAATGCAAGTATATCACCATATGATGTCCATTCAGTTTCCAAGGTGGAAAACCAAATACCATGTGATGAGTTGAAATCAGATGCTAGCCCAGAGGGTTACTTAGCAGAACTCTCCAATTCTCTTATGGACTTCTCAAATGAGGAGGAACTTCTGCTTATGGATAATGGAAAATATGTAATTGGTAAGTCTTTTTATGATGGTTTGAGCTCACTCTTATCGAGTCCTCACAATGTTAATAAGGAACACATTCTCAGTGTAGCTGAACCCGAAGCCTCAGTAGCTCTCGATGCACCTCTCATGATACCGAGTGCTACATGTTGTGGAGTGTCAGCAGAGGATGTTGAATCTCATGGTGGTGATGGAGATGTAGTTTGCAACTCAGAGGCTCAAGTGTTATCATCTGCATCGGTGGTAGTTCCTGAATTTCCTGAACGGCGTGATGGTGTTATATTCTGTTCATTTAACACAGAGGACCCAAATATTCCATGCAATGGTGATATTTTTATACCCAATGAGGTCCCTTCAACATCTCTTTCCCCTATAATCCTGCGAAGTTTTCCAGAGGCTCACAATCCAACTTCCTCATCTCTCAAGGTTGCTCAAATGCCTAGTGAGAGAGGTCCAATCTTACAGAAAATCCCTGGACGGTCAAATGCATCTTCTCAGATGATAGGATCAAGGATGTTACCTGAAATGTGTCAAAATCGTCAAGTTGGTGATTCTAGGGATGCAGGTATCACATGTGGAGATCCAAGTCAGATCAATTCAGAAAATGTATTTAGTAATGCTTTTACACCTGGAAAGCTTAAGGCAGAGTCTGTGGGAGCTCATTTGGAACAGCATCGTAGTTGTAATGCTGCTGATTCTTTTCTAGATAAGGGTTGTGATAACTATCGAAGTTGTCCCCAGACATATGCTGGCTGCAGTAAAGTAGATGCTCAGGATATAACTCAAAATAATCAGGTATCACATGCAGAACTAGACTCTATAGATGGGGCCGTCCCGCAAATTTTAGCAAGCACTATAACATCAGATCAAGAAGAATTGCCTTCTGAGAGTGATGATGATATACCTTATGTTTCTGATATTGAAGCAATG atTCTTGATATGGATTTGGGTCCTGATGACCAGGATTTATGTTCCATTAGGAAAG CCTTGAGACACCAGCCTGAAGAAATCCAGAGAACACTCATAAGGCTGGAGCAGGGTGGCCATTCTTATATGCGAAGAGCCATTGCATCACATGGTGCATTTGCTGTTTTGTATGGCCGTCATTCAAAGCATTATATTAAGAAACCAGAG GTTTTAATTGGGAGAGCAACAGAGGATGTTAGCGTCGATATTGACTTGAGAGGAGAGGGGCGTGCAAATAAAATATCTCGACGGCAG GCAACCATAACAATGGACAAAGGTGGATCTTTCTATTTGACAAATCTCGGAAAATGTTCAATTTTAGTTAATGACAAGGAAGTACCCCCCGGACAAAGTCTGAGCCTTAATTCTAATTGTTTGGTTGAG